A portion of the Eubacterium maltosivorans genome contains these proteins:
- a CDS encoding four-carbon acid sugar kinase family protein — protein sequence MIRLVVLADDFTGALDTGIQFGKLGIRTVVTQQTNGRMAAGGDCEVLVINTESRHLTEKKAAQRLYEISGNVKKAGIPFLYKKIDSTLRGNIGAELYGCMKGMEAEQVMLVPAYPENKRYTRAGLQYIDKTPLSETTFAQDPFNPVISSRISEIVHSQCAVPVYEIPVTGLERLDPEAKGIYVFDAENQSEMKKIAGCLKAFRHLSIFSGCAGFASFLPSLLEMRTQAQKALKIERPLLLMCGSVCPVSTCQLKKARALGIPLFKLSDYLELSGNGSQGLNRLLKDMEGQAGHTMILASSDIESGSPFRPERSGERAHVADRLGYITKHVAEAFGYKDLAVFGGDTLLAVLNHLKLNDLRPVDEIEPGVVLSETGDYRVISKAGGLGREDVVERMLAHTGAVL from the coding sequence ATGATCAGGCTTGTGGTGCTGGCGGATGATTTTACCGGAGCGCTTGATACAGGCATACAGTTCGGCAAGCTGGGAATCCGTACGGTTGTGACACAGCAGACCAATGGCCGCATGGCAGCAGGCGGCGACTGTGAGGTGCTGGTCATCAATACAGAATCCAGACATCTAACAGAGAAAAAGGCCGCGCAGAGACTTTATGAAATCTCGGGCAATGTCAAAAAAGCAGGCATTCCTTTTCTTTATAAAAAAATAGACTCGACTCTCAGAGGAAACATCGGGGCGGAGCTGTATGGCTGTATGAAGGGGATGGAAGCAGAGCAGGTGATGCTGGTGCCGGCTTATCCCGAAAATAAAAGGTACACGCGCGCAGGCCTGCAGTATATTGATAAAACGCCGCTTTCAGAGACAACCTTTGCGCAGGATCCTTTTAATCCGGTTATTTCCAGCAGGATTTCAGAGATCGTTCACAGCCAGTGCGCGGTGCCGGTTTATGAGATTCCAGTCACTGGGCTTGAGCGCCTTGATCCAGAAGCGAAGGGGATCTATGTTTTTGACGCAGAAAACCAGAGCGAGATGAAAAAGATTGCTGGCTGTTTAAAAGCGTTCAGGCATCTCAGTATTTTTTCAGGCTGCGCGGGCTTCGCGTCATTTCTGCCGTCACTTTTGGAAATGAGGACACAGGCACAGAAAGCTTTGAAGATAGAGCGGCCTTTATTGTTAATGTGCGGCAGTGTCTGTCCGGTTTCGACATGCCAGCTTAAAAAAGCGCGAGCACTGGGAATTCCTCTTTTTAAGCTCTCAGATTATCTTGAACTGAGTGGGAATGGGAGTCAGGGGCTGAATCGGCTGTTGAAAGATATGGAAGGGCAGGCTGGGCATACAATGATCCTGGCGAGCTCGGATATTGAAAGCGGGAGTCCCTTCAGACCTGAGCGCAGCGGGGAAAGGGCGCACGTCGCGGACCGGCTGGGCTATATTACAAAGCACGTGGCCGAAGCGTTTGGCTATAAGGATCTCGCTGTTTTTGGCGGGGATACGCTTTTGGCAGTGCTTAATCATCTGAAGCTGAATGATCTGAGGCCAGTTGATGAGATTGAGCCGGGGGTGGTATTGTCAGAGACTGGCGATTACCGCGTCATATCAAAGGCCGGCGGACTGGGGAGAGAGGATGTGGTTGAGAGAATGTTAGCCCATACAGGAGCAGTTTTATGA
- a CDS encoding sigma-54-dependent Fis family transcriptional regulator: MKILGIMPYKGLMKTVAEVLEQEPDISADLFVGDMYEGLKIFKEHYQDDTYDFVLSRGRTAGLIEEATHIPVIYIDISGYDMVRLIRLLQTYTGKTAVVGFSAIIKSIYVLCDLLQYEIDCFEINSENELFPMLSNLQSQGYNFVAGDVITAKAADSIGLNHAMITSGRESVSKALEQAKKMYGQLSYLREERNFYKKLIANEAVRIDVFDEEGNIFFTNDNAEMFDGIKAHSDIQRYKDQIDLKGHVVFNLTMNDELWHVEGSLIEGKVKRYFLYGKRYLSQRLKEKNIIKLDNDFGKNTMILSRFESSNALMKRAIQTAQANCENYKPILIYGEQGTGREDFALSIHREKQQKNKEFIQVNCMALNCSESDEVFDTLFSLIDNKKSKIIFFNDIDHMNLSVQLLLLSFLHQASSIKRLKLLASSEISLEEMIRKGILHSEMYTFFSGIQIFLPPLRNRKEDIRNLSSLFITQFNSEYGKEIVGFQEEAYSLLETLPWHFNIKELRNLVKELVLESNTLYISKDRLGYLLKNQNRYPEEKKETDTGLNLDQPLESIERDIITVLLQRENHNQSKVAKMLGISRSTLWRKLKNDL, from the coding sequence ATGAAAATACTTGGAATTATGCCTTACAAAGGCCTGATGAAAACAGTGGCAGAAGTCCTCGAGCAGGAGCCGGACATCTCGGCCGACCTTTTTGTCGGCGACATGTATGAGGGCCTGAAAATTTTTAAAGAGCATTATCAGGATGACACTTATGATTTTGTGCTTTCCCGGGGCCGCACCGCCGGGCTGATCGAGGAGGCGACTCATATCCCGGTTATTTATATTGATATTTCCGGTTACGATATGGTGCGCCTGATCCGCCTGCTTCAGACCTATACGGGTAAAACGGCAGTGGTGGGCTTTTCTGCCATCATCAAAAGTATTTATGTGCTGTGTGATTTGCTTCAGTATGAGATTGACTGTTTTGAGATCAACAGCGAAAACGAGCTTTTTCCCATGCTTTCAAACCTGCAGAGCCAGGGATATAATTTTGTCGCTGGCGATGTGATCACCGCAAAGGCAGCGGACAGTATCGGCCTGAACCATGCCATGATCACCTCCGGCAGAGAAAGTGTTTCTAAAGCGCTGGAGCAGGCAAAGAAAATGTACGGCCAGCTTTCCTATCTCAGGGAAGAGCGCAATTTTTATAAAAAGCTCATCGCCAATGAGGCAGTCCGTATCGACGTGTTTGATGAGGAGGGGAATATCTTTTTTACCAATGACAATGCGGAGATGTTTGACGGAATCAAAGCCCATTCTGACATTCAGCGCTATAAAGATCAGATTGATCTGAAAGGACATGTCGTTTTTAATCTGACAATGAATGATGAGTTGTGGCATGTCGAGGGATCTTTGATAGAAGGGAAGGTAAAACGCTATTTCTTATATGGAAAACGTTACCTGAGCCAGCGGCTTAAGGAAAAGAATATCATCAAGCTAGATAATGATTTTGGCAAAAATACAATGATCCTGTCGCGGTTTGAGAGCAGCAATGCTTTGATGAAAAGGGCCATACAGACAGCGCAGGCAAATTGCGAAAACTATAAGCCAATTTTAATTTATGGCGAGCAGGGCACCGGGCGTGAGGATTTCGCGTTGTCCATTCATCGGGAAAAACAGCAAAAAAATAAAGAATTTATCCAGGTAAACTGTATGGCTCTGAACTGCAGTGAGAGTGATGAGGTGTTTGACACGCTGTTTTCACTCATTGATAATAAGAAATCCAAAATTATTTTTTTTAATGACATTGACCACATGAATCTGTCAGTACAGCTTCTTTTGCTGTCTTTTTTGCACCAGGCTTCTTCGATTAAGAGGCTGAAACTTCTGGCGTCCTCAGAAATATCTCTTGAGGAGATGATCCGGAAGGGCATTCTCCATTCCGAAATGTACACTTTCTTCAGCGGTATTCAGATATTTTTGCCGCCATTGCGAAACCGAAAGGAAGATATCCGAAATCTCAGCAGTCTTTTTATTACACAGTTTAACAGCGAATACGGCAAAGAGATTGTCGGGTTTCAGGAGGAAGCCTACAGCCTTTTAGAGACGCTTCCGTGGCATTTTAATATCAAGGAACTGCGAAATCTTGTCAAGGAGCTGGTTTTAGAGTCCAACACCCTTTATATTTCAAAAGACAGACTGGGCTATCTTTTGAAAAATCAAAACCGCTATCCTGAGGAAAAGAAAGAGACAGATACAGGATTAAATCTTGACCAGCCTTTGGAAAGTATTGAACGGGACATCATTACGGTTCTGCTGCAAAGGGAAAATCATAACCAGTCAAAGGTAGCGAAAATGCTGGGAATCAGCAGAAGCACACTCTGGCGAAAACTGAAAAATGATTTATAA
- a CDS encoding lactate racemase domain-containing protein — translation MIEFGPSLIPVLYRVRQKWKTDFLENPEETVIREMSLYKERIRPGSRIGIAAGSRGIYHYSRIIKAVVDFVKESKAEPFIIPAMGSHGGATAEGQLEVLEGYGITPESMGVPFLSSMETNTIGYTKEGVPVHFDKNACSMDGIIMVNRIKPHTDFHGEIESGIMKQMAIGLGKQRGASTIHRRGIYGLSVLMPESARVILDKMPILMGVAILENQQDRTAKIEVLPAERIEARERELLKEAKALLPALPCDKLDVLVLQEMGKNISGTGIDPNIVGRYLIRNMPDQLPDIYRIVCLDLTEESHRNAIGVGIADLITRRMYEKINFEPTYVNTMTSGFLERGFMPVVAESDREAIETALNCCNRYVTAENARMVMAKNTLELQELIVSEALLPELEGKVEIMEKVQLNWDKQGYMKNLF, via the coding sequence TTGATTGAATTTGGACCGTCATTAATACCAGTATTGTACCGCGTTCGGCAAAAGTGGAAGACTGATTTTTTAGAGAATCCTGAGGAGACAGTTATCCGTGAGATGAGCCTCTATAAGGAGCGTATCAGGCCAGGCAGCCGGATCGGCATCGCGGCAGGGAGCCGTGGAATTTATCATTACAGCCGGATTATAAAAGCAGTAGTAGATTTTGTAAAGGAAAGCAAGGCGGAGCCTTTTATCATTCCGGCAATGGGAAGTCATGGCGGCGCGACGGCAGAAGGCCAGCTGGAAGTTCTAGAAGGCTATGGTATTACTCCGGAGAGCATGGGAGTGCCCTTTCTGTCCTCAATGGAAACGAATACGATCGGTTATACAAAAGAGGGCGTGCCGGTTCATTTTGATAAGAATGCCTGCTCGATGGATGGCATCATCATGGTCAACCGGATTAAGCCCCACACAGATTTTCATGGCGAAATTGAGAGCGGCATTATGAAACAGATGGCCATCGGGCTTGGAAAACAGCGCGGCGCTTCCACGATCCACCGCCGGGGAATCTATGGCCTGAGTGTGCTCATGCCAGAATCTGCCAGGGTCATTTTGGATAAGATGCCCATATTGATGGGGGTCGCCATTTTAGAAAACCAGCAGGACCGGACAGCCAAAATTGAGGTACTGCCTGCGGAGCGTATTGAAGCACGTGAGCGTGAGCTTTTAAAGGAAGCCAAAGCGCTTCTGCCGGCCCTTCCATGCGACAAGCTGGACGTGCTGGTTTTGCAGGAAATGGGTAAAAATATCAGTGGGACAGGGATTGATCCCAACATTGTCGGCCGCTACCTTATTCGGAATATGCCGGATCAGCTTCCAGATATTTACCGTATTGTCTGTCTTGATCTGACCGAAGAAAGCCACCGTAATGCCATCGGTGTAGGAATCGCGGATTTGATTACCCGCAGAATGTATGAAAAAATTAATTTTGAGCCTACCTATGTCAACACAATGACTTCAGGATTTTTAGAGCGTGGGTTTATGCCTGTTGTCGCAGAGAGCGACAGAGAGGCGATTGAAACCGCATTGAACTGCTGCAACCGGTATGTCACAGCCGAAAATGCCAGAATGGTCATGGCTAAAAATACATTGGAGCTGCAGGAGCTTATCGTTTCAGAAGCACTCTTGCCAGAGCTTGAGGGCAAGGTAGAGATCATGGAAAAAGTGCAGCTTAACTGGGATAAACAGGGGTATATGAAAAATTTATTTTAA
- a CDS encoding cyclase family protein: MKDYYDNSWMENNRWGEWGEEDEVGVMNDLTPELILKAVQYIKKGKIYDLETERFKGMPVWAGHCGFDILAYASPSGRKNMKGSGLSPEFNWSEDGGMLDSSKDAYKMGLNTEMLIAPLHAGTHIDALCHWTTGDDNHWYNGYSADRYSTNYGPVKCDIAKIPPMVMRGVLLDIAGYKGVDRLDPNYIITAEDCDGCAKWEGVELKKGDAVMLRTGENWPGPEACCDAGLGISAARYLVEGNGAFLVGDDMACIDGFNADGSSSVPEHPQPVHHYLLIQQAVHIIEYLQLDQLAKDKCYEFCFICLPAKVKCATGMYVRPIAMV, translated from the coding sequence ATGAAAGATTACTATGATAACAGCTGGATGGAAAATAACCGTTGGGGTGAATGGGGCGAAGAAGATGAAGTCGGCGTCATGAACGATCTGACACCGGAGCTTATTCTGAAGGCGGTTCAGTATATTAAAAAGGGAAAAATATATGATTTGGAAACAGAGCGTTTTAAGGGTATGCCTGTCTGGGCAGGGCACTGCGGCTTTGATATTTTGGCTTATGCCTCACCGTCTGGCCGTAAAAATATGAAGGGCAGCGGGCTGAGCCCAGAGTTCAACTGGTCGGAGGACGGAGGAATGCTGGACAGCAGCAAGGACGCTTATAAAATGGGGCTCAATACGGAAATGCTCATTGCGCCGCTCCATGCAGGAACTCACATCGATGCGCTGTGCCACTGGACAACCGGCGATGACAACCACTGGTATAATGGCTACTCCGCCGACCGTTACAGCACCAACTACGGCCCGGTTAAATGCGATATTGCAAAAATTCCGCCAATGGTTATGCGCGGCGTGCTTTTGGACATTGCCGGCTATAAAGGGGTCGACCGTCTTGATCCCAACTATATTATTACCGCTGAGGACTGCGACGGCTGCGCGAAATGGGAAGGTGTTGAGCTGAAAAAAGGCGACGCCGTAATGCTGAGAACCGGTGAAAATTGGCCAGGACCTGAAGCCTGCTGTGATGCCGGTCTGGGTATTTCTGCTGCCAGATATCTGGTAGAAGGCAACGGCGCTTTTTTGGTCGGCGATGATATGGCGTGTATTGACGGCTTTAACGCAGACGGCTCATCCTCTGTGCCAGAGCACCCACAGCCAGTGCACCATTATCTGCTGATTCAGCAGGCTGTTCATATTATCGAATATTTGCAGCTGGATCAGCTGGCAAAGGATAAATGCTATGAATTTTGCTTTATCTGCCTGCCCGCAAAGGTTAAATGCGCGACAGGAATGTATGTAAGGCCTATTGCGATGGTCTAG
- the amrA gene encoding AmmeMemoRadiSam system protein A — MSVVGTFIVPHPPIILPEVGRGEEKKIEKTARAYRAVAKRIAELKPDTIVITSPHSVMYADYFHISPGSGAEGDLRAFGVSGVLVKASYDEVLAKAVGIQAEEDGIPAGTLGEKDPALDHGTLIPLWFLAPFKLSSEVVRIGLSGLPMIDHYRLGESIAKAADKLDRRIVIVASGDLSHKLKEDGPYGFASEGPVFDADVTAAMKRADFLRFLTYEPGFCEKAAECGLGSFAIMAGTLDGTAVEPELLSYEGPFGVGYAVAAFRPLGKTTERYFEKQYIKLEEDRLKALKSQEDEYVRLARYALEAYVKTGVPAKLPKELPGELTSRQVGVFVSLKKHGKLRGCIGTIAPVTGSVAEEILRNAVSAGMSDPRFPQVKVSELEALVYSVDVLSTPEAIGSANALDSRRYGVIVTKGHKRGLLLPNLDGVDSVEQQIAIAKQKAGIAADEACELQRFEVVRHS; from the coding sequence ATGTCTGTGGTTGGTACTTTTATTGTGCCGCATCCCCCTATTATTTTGCCGGAAGTGGGGCGCGGTGAGGAGAAAAAAATTGAAAAAACAGCCCGGGCGTACAGGGCTGTGGCCAAACGTATTGCAGAGCTAAAGCCGGATACCATTGTGATTACCTCTCCGCATTCGGTTATGTATGCCGATTATTTCCATATTTCACCGGGAAGTGGGGCAGAGGGCGATCTGCGTGCTTTTGGCGTCAGCGGTGTTTTGGTAAAAGCTTCCTATGACGAAGTGCTTGCCAAGGCCGTTGGTATTCAGGCCGAGGAGGACGGTATCCCCGCCGGGACACTCGGCGAAAAGGATCCAGCGCTGGACCACGGCACGCTGATTCCGCTTTGGTTTCTGGCGCCCTTTAAGCTTTCCTCCGAGGTGGTGCGCATCGGCCTGTCCGGCCTGCCCATGATCGATCATTACCGTCTGGGTGAGAGCATCGCAAAGGCGGCTGACAAGCTGGACCGCCGGATTGTGATTGTTGCCAGCGGCGATTTGTCCCATAAATTAAAGGAGGACGGGCCTTACGGCTTTGCGTCCGAAGGGCCGGTGTTCGATGCCGATGTGACAGCAGCCATGAAACGTGCAGATTTTCTGAGATTTTTGACCTACGAGCCCGGCTTTTGTGAAAAGGCGGCTGAATGCGGGCTTGGCTCTTTTGCCATAATGGCTGGCACTCTGGATGGTACGGCGGTAGAACCAGAGCTTTTGTCCTATGAGGGCCCTTTTGGGGTGGGCTATGCGGTGGCGGCCTTTCGCCCGTTGGGCAAGACCACAGAGCGCTATTTTGAAAAACAGTATATAAAGCTGGAGGAGGATCGGTTAAAGGCGTTGAAAAGCCAGGAGGATGAGTATGTCCGTCTGGCGCGCTATGCACTCGAGGCCTATGTCAAGACCGGTGTGCCGGCAAAACTGCCAAAAGAACTGCCAGGAGAGCTGACAAGCCGGCAGGTGGGCGTCTTTGTTTCCCTGAAAAAACATGGAAAGCTCCGTGGCTGTATCGGAACAATCGCTCCGGTAACAGGTAGTGTGGCAGAAGAAATTTTAAGGAACGCTGTCAGTGCAGGGATGTCAGACCCGCGGTTTCCACAGGTTAAGGTCTCTGAGCTGGAAGCGCTTGTCTACAGCGTGGATGTGCTGAGTACGCCGGAGGCCATCGGCTCGGCCAATGCGCTGGATAGCCGCCGTTATGGCGTGATCGTCACAAAGGGCCACAAGCGGGGATTGCTTTTGCCAAACCTTGATGGCGTTGACAGTGTGGAGCAGCAGATCGCCATCGCGAAACAAAAAGCCGGAATCGCAGCCGATGAAGCCTGTGAGCTGCAACGGTTTGAGGTGGTGCGTCATTCATGA
- a CDS encoding uroporphyrinogen decarboxylase family protein yields the protein MSENQLSAGVLEKNKLFEDVFDGKVPERVPRLVFGDNAFCLEYAGYDLRKEQYSLVKNLDAIDQATKDFDSDVVFGMFLRMPHLYKMLEAINFVMGTDGFIQHPEVQGLKDDEYDDFIADPIKTLWDKVLPRLYPALAKPGFEGQKALSKAFYTFFTSMGVMQQGFGKIAEKYDKSVYSMAPAASCTPLDILSDQLRSFSGISTDMRRRPEKVEAACNALLPVAIKAGSGPNANRYVRTFIPLHMAPYMREKDFKRFYWPTFKAYVEALDARGIGANLFVEHDWMRYLDYLNELPPLTHMSFEFGDPKLIAEKVGKRHVISGLYPLTLLKTGTEQQCIDKAKELIDILAPGGQYIFALDKNLLKARDINPENLKAVLNFVKEYGKY from the coding sequence ATGAGTGAAAATCAATTATCTGCTGGAGTACTGGAAAAAAACAAGCTTTTTGAAGATGTCTTTGACGGAAAGGTTCCTGAGCGTGTGCCACGTCTTGTTTTTGGTGATAACGCTTTCTGTCTCGAGTATGCCGGTTATGACCTGAGAAAAGAACAGTACAGTCTGGTAAAAAATCTGGACGCCATCGACCAGGCGACCAAAGACTTTGATTCAGATGTTGTTTTTGGCATGTTTTTGAGAATGCCGCATCTTTACAAAATGCTGGAAGCCATCAACTTTGTGATGGGCACAGACGGTTTTATCCAGCATCCTGAAGTGCAGGGCTTAAAAGATGATGAGTATGACGATTTTATCGCCGACCCCATCAAAACGCTTTGGGACAAGGTGCTGCCCAGACTGTATCCCGCTCTGGCAAAACCGGGCTTTGAGGGCCAGAAGGCTTTGTCCAAGGCGTTCTATACCTTCTTCACCTCTATGGGTGTCATGCAGCAGGGCTTTGGCAAAATCGCCGAAAAGTATGACAAGTCTGTCTATTCTATGGCCCCTGCTGCCTCCTGTACCCCGCTCGACATTCTCTCTGACCAGCTGCGCTCTTTCTCAGGCATCAGCACAGATATGCGCCGCCGTCCGGAAAAAGTAGAGGCCGCCTGCAACGCGCTGCTTCCTGTCGCCATCAAGGCCGGCTCCGGGCCAAACGCCAACCGCTATGTGCGTACCTTTATTCCGCTTCACATGGCGCCATACATGCGTGAAAAAGACTTTAAGCGCTTTTACTGGCCAACCTTTAAGGCCTATGTTGAGGCACTGGACGCAAGAGGTATCGGTGCAAACCTGTTTGTTGAGCATGACTGGATGCGCTATCTCGATTATCTTAACGAGCTGCCGCCGCTGACACACATGAGCTTTGAGTTCGGTGATCCTAAGCTGATCGCTGAAAAGGTGGGAAAACGCCATGTTATCTCTGGCCTGTACCCGCTCACTCTCTTAAAAACAGGAACCGAACAGCAATGTATTGACAAGGCAAAAGAATTGATCGACATTCTGGCTCCAGGCGGACAGTATATCTTTGCCCTTGACAAAAATCTGCTCAAAGCCCGGGATATTAACCCTGAAAATTTAAAGGCAGTCCTGAACTTTGTAAAAGAATATGGAAAATATTAA
- a CDS encoding TetR/AcrR family transcriptional regulator has product MKGKKSKQKIYETAKRLFLEEGYLIGNRRIATEANVSLGLIAYHFSSKRNIAIAILKEDYTILSAHLKNYLTPDQDILLYVLCFTNMTLRIREQDYKMARFTTEIMKDDILEASIYDGNQKHEYAALMELIDEEISYEKKLKLALGTIFGVQRALQWNINDGMDLSYQDYFEYMVKTYSFALDLNYGKQKIKEIVKKSNAIVDKVFRDYSHLLDTSKYLYGQVEIEE; this is encoded by the coding sequence ATGAAGGGGAAGAAAAGCAAACAGAAAATATACGAAACAGCCAAACGGCTGTTTTTGGAGGAGGGCTATCTCATTGGCAACCGCCGCATTGCCACAGAGGCCAACGTCAGCCTTGGTCTGATCGCCTATCACTTTAGCAGCAAGCGCAATATCGCCATCGCCATCCTGAAGGAGGATTATACCATTTTGTCAGCCCATCTCAAAAATTATTTAACGCCAGATCAGGATATTCTGCTTTATGTTCTCTGCTTTACCAACATGACGCTGAGAATCCGTGAACAGGACTATAAGATGGCGCGGTTTACCACTGAGATCATGAAAGATGATATTCTGGAGGCCTCGATTTATGATGGAAATCAGAAACATGAGTATGCAGCGCTGATGGAACTGATAGATGAAGAGATTTCTTATGAAAAGAAACTTAAGCTGGCGCTCGGAACGATTTTTGGTGTTCAGAGAGCTTTGCAGTGGAATATTAATGATGGAATGGACCTGAGCTATCAGGATTATTTTGAATATATGGTAAAGACCTACAGCTTTGCTCTGGATTTAAACTATGGGAAGCAGAAAATCAAAGAGATTGTGAAAAAATCCAACGCCATTGTCGATAAGGTGTTCAGGGATTACAGTCATTTGCTGGACACCTCGAAGTATCTGTATGGTCAGGTGGAGATCGAAGAGTAA
- a CDS encoding cyclase family protein, with product MATPKLWSLLAELKSPSYKWVDLTHAFDDDSPHWQGFPAMTTKLVYDYKNGDIFQTQQFTVVGQYGTHVDAPIHFYPEGRTLDEIEVTEFTYPLCVIDVHNQVAANPDYALSIADIKAFEESYGPIPDGAFVAMRSDWCKRWPDEKGCMEFDEKGNVHYPGWSLEAIKFLVEERNVGAIGHEAFDTAPPALEEDKPMESETYILSQNRIQIEVMANLDKVPPAGAIIFCTFPKAKNASGFPARCFALCEA from the coding sequence ATGGCAACACCAAAATTATGGTCTCTGCTTGCAGAACTAAAATCCCCGTCCTACAAATGGGTAGACCTGACCCATGCTTTTGATGATGACAGCCCGCATTGGCAGGGTTTCCCGGCCATGACCACCAAGCTGGTCTATGATTACAAAAACGGCGACATCTTTCAGACTCAGCAGTTTACGGTTGTCGGCCAGTATGGCACACATGTCGACGCGCCCATTCATTTTTACCCAGAAGGCAGAACCCTGGATGAAATCGAGGTGACCGAGTTCACCTATCCCTTATGTGTCATCGATGTGCACAACCAGGTCGCAGCCAATCCCGACTATGCGCTAAGCATCGCGGATATCAAAGCCTTTGAAGAAAGCTATGGCCCAATCCCGGACGGCGCCTTTGTCGCCATGCGCTCGGACTGGTGTAAACGCTGGCCCGATGAAAAAGGCTGCATGGAATTTGACGAAAAGGGAAATGTTCACTATCCGGGCTGGAGCCTCGAAGCCATTAAATTCCTCGTTGAAGAACGAAACGTCGGCGCCATTGGCCACGAAGCCTTTGACACTGCCCCGCCGGCCCTTGAAGAGGATAAGCCCATGGAAAGCGAAACCTATATTTTAAGCCAAAACCGCATTCAGATTGAGGTTATGGCAAACCTTGACAAGGTTCCGCCAGCCGGAGCGATCATCTTCTGCACCTTTCCTAAGGCAAAGAATGCTTCTGGCTTCCCGGCAAGATGCTTTGCCCTCTGTGAAGCCTGA
- a CDS encoding adenosylcobinamide amidohydrolase, with translation MKIREYQLATGDTARLDRRSAIISLENERRILSTSLLNGGIRSDLKYVFNYDELENKTRQCEMLAPTHEEHLKIVAADILKLPTGQTTGLTTAAQICNAAFCEAAYGTLAVSALVTAGVSGNALRAGDRATLDQKEGRPFVLGGTINVILAIDANLPDGAMLQAFMTCTEAKTAALERLGCKSVISQGGATGTGTDGVVIIARPGSELRMTDAGKHFKLGEIIGQTVETAVRKALYLQDGRTS, from the coding sequence GTGAAAATAAGAGAATATCAGCTGGCAACTGGTGATACGGCGCGTCTTGACCGCCGGTCTGCTATTATCAGCCTTGAGAATGAGCGGCGGATCCTCAGCACATCCCTTTTAAACGGTGGTATTCGCAGCGACCTAAAATATGTTTTTAATTATGACGAGCTGGAGAATAAAACCAGACAGTGTGAAATGCTGGCGCCCACCCACGAGGAGCATTTAAAGATTGTGGCGGCAGATATTTTAAAATTACCGACGGGACAGACGACTGGGCTGACCACAGCAGCCCAGATCTGCAACGCGGCGTTCTGCGAGGCCGCTTACGGCACGCTGGCGGTGTCAGCGCTGGTGACAGCGGGTGTTTCGGGCAATGCTCTGCGGGCAGGCGACCGGGCGACGCTTGATCAGAAGGAAGGCCGGCCGTTTGTGCTCGGCGGCACCATCAATGTGATCCTGGCAATTGATGCCAATTTACCGGACGGCGCCATGCTTCAGGCTTTTATGACCTGTACCGAAGCCAAGACAGCCGCCCTTGAGCGTCTGGGCTGCAAAAGCGTGATTTCGCAAGGCGGAGCGACCGGCACCGGTACCGATGGTGTTGTCATCATTGCGCGGCCCGGCTCAGAGTTGCGCATGACTGACGCTGGGAAGCATTTTAAGCTCGGAGAGATAATTGGCCAAACAGTTGAAACGGCAGTGCGGAAAGCCCTGTATTTACAGGATGGGCGGACGAGTTAG